A stretch of DNA from Apis cerana isolate GH-2021 linkage group LG8, AcerK_1.0, whole genome shotgun sequence:
atagaatcttaaaattatttaaattatatataatcgcaATTTTGAATGTACaagaataattacaattgttataatgactatatatcatcaattttctatatattgtgaaataaataattcattgaaaattagtaaagtctaaaataataaaaatttcataaaaataatttctcataaaatttcatttcacaatatatatcattccacaatatacaattataaaaggGCAATCCTTCAGAAACTGTTTTCtaaaaactttcattttaaatcttaCTTTAGTTCTTCAAACCCTGTTTTATCGTTAATCCTcattaaaaaaggaattaacatcttctaaatttaaaatcaaaattaatgtcaaaattcttgtatcatattaaaacaaaatttttatcgttttccaTACTTAACAAGATTATGCATTTATCTAATCATCTTTAACTATTTTAGGATAAATCATGTTCAAGACTACACGGAAAAATTAACAGGCATCAAAAGCGTGAACTTCGTTTGATCCACGGGTACTTCCTCAGATCCACAAGGGCTAATGCTATCCAGAAGTGTTTGGATTGCGTTTTGATTGGTAGGATGTTTCCTTTTAGTGTGTTCTCTTCTGTGTTTCAAttctttaaatgtttttcCACATTGTTCGCAAACATAAGGTCTTGCAGCCTCGTGGGATCTCATGTGACCTTCGTAATGGCTTTTTCTGACGAATTTTTTACCACATTGACCgcaatcaaattgaaaacgGCCTTCATGAGCCGCTACGTGGGAGCTCAATGTCCATTTGGTTTTGAAAGTTTTGGAACAGTAGTCACATCTTATCTTAGATActgtatttgaattatttttttcttgttgcaTAGTTCTTCGTGGATTTTTATTGAGAAGTAACATTTCCTCGAGCAGGAAGTCATCTTCTTTGTCTGGTTGTTCCTTTTCACCATTCTCTAATGCTGCTTGAGATTCTAATATGTTTGCTGTATGCTGTTTCATGTGCTCTTGtaattcttcttcgtttcggGAACATGTTCCACATAGAGCACACATATTCTTGCCTGGAATctgttaaatattgataatataaatatggatagatctaatattgaaattgcatgattaataaataaagttgtCAGACTAAcagattattttatgtttattgataaaaaaatgattacgaaaatagaaagataatttaatctaGATCTATTCTGAATTCTGAGAAACTTTTTGATTGCATTGAATAATGAATGCTATTATAcacttgatattttatattaaaacaaaattattgattatctgAACAAGATATCCATTTAATatggataattgaaaatgcaatattttcttatattgattCCAACTTCttctattgattttaaaaatatacataacttTCACATACCTTTTCATGAGAACTCATATGAGCCTTAAGTTTAATCTCGCTAGTGTACTTCCTCTTGCAGTGTAAACAGGAATAAGATTTTTCGTGTGATTCGTTATTCCAAACAATATGTTGCCTATTGATTATTCCATTTGTTATACTCTCAATACTTTCTTTATCATTCTGccgttgtttataattttcataatcacatagtttttcttttctcatttcATGACGAGCAATGTGGCGTTTCAGATCGTGTGCTCTAGAGAAAGCTCTACCATATCTGGTGCAACCAGGATAAGGACATCCCTtggttttatcattttttggtCGAGAATTGACATTGTTAGAGGAATGTTTGGCATCTTTATTGCAATCTTTgcatgaattttcaattttttgactGGTAACAGTTGCTAATGGTATTACGATAGAAATGGTTTCATTAGTACCTGGATTCACTATGGGACCAACGTGAATAGCTGGAGGTGTTGCCAGAGATATTCCATTCTCGTTATTTTTACTCATCTTtcagtataattatttacttgttggaaactaaagaaataaaaaaagaaaaagaaaaattcgtataaaattattctataatatattctataatatattaattaataaagaaaattttgaaaataaaactaaatattatcttaaatatatacattttcttaaatgaaaaattatttttttagatttctaaaaatctaagaatacataaaaattatcattctaaCAATCATTAAATTAGTATACACATCTAATACTcgacagaaaaaaaatcaatttttttaaacgaattttttctccaataatatcaaataaaagtagtgtatatataataaaatcggtAGCCATTTTGAATCGAACAAATTCACCCTGtcatttaaatgaaacaaattctCTGCTATTAATCATATTACTTTCGTTCACGTTTCGTATGAACATGAACCAATCGTAGACATGGAAATAAGTTCTTACTTGGTTTGCAACCTTGCCCCGCTTTGATTCTTCGATCGCCTCCCTCTTTTATTCGACACGTCAGAGGCCGACTCAATGATTCATCTACCTCACGCCTCCTCTATTCTCCCCTTGGAAAGGGCGAAACCGAATGGACACGCGACTTcatgaatcattttttactttctttctttattcacATCCTATCgagaatattattcgatat
This window harbors:
- the LOC107996900 gene encoding zinc finger protein 569, producing the protein MSKNNENGISLATPPAIHVGPIVNPGTNETISIVIPLATVTSQKIENSCKDCNKDAKHSSNNVNSRPKNDKTKGCPYPGCTRYGRAFSRAHDLKRHIARHEMRKEKLCDYENYKQRQNDKESIESITNGIINRQHIVWNNESHEKSYSCLHCKRKYTSEIKLKAHMSSHEKIPGKNMCALCGTCSRNEEELQEHMKQHTANILESQAALENGEKEQPDKEDDFLLEEMLLLNKNPRRTMQQEKNNSNTVSKIRCDYCSKTFKTKWTLSSHVAAHEGRFQFDCGQCGKKFVRKSHYEGHMRSHEAARPYVCEQCGKTFKELKHRREHTKRKHPTNQNAIQTLLDSISPCGSEEVPVDQTKFTLLMPVNFSV